The stretch of DNA TTTTTCATACAGAATCCGTTTACACATCAGTTGTCCGGCCTCCAGGTGCTGCCAGAACGCACAACAACCCCTCTGTCCTGAAGGGCTGGGATATGCGTCCTGTATGATATGGTACTCAACGGATTACCCCTCAGATCAACCAAATCTCCAGTGTCCAATCCCGTATTTGCCACAAGAGGCGAAAGGTCCGAGATGCTATTGGCGTAAAGAACCAGCGTATTCAGACGGGTCAAACCCGATAAGGGCGTGAGGTCCGTGATACTACTGTTGCGATAAACAGCCAGATTTGTCAGATTAGTCAAGCCAGATAAGGATTTAAGATCCGAAATGCTGGTGCGGGCAAGAGACAGTGTTATCAGATTGGTTAAACCCGATAGGAACGCAGCGTCTGAGATACTGGTGCGAGTAAGATACAGTGCTGTCAGGTTGGTCAAGCCCGATAAGGGCGTGGCGTCCGAGATGTTTGGGTTGAAGGAAAGCCGCAGATATGTCAGGTTGGTCAAACCCGATAAAGGCGTGAGGTCTGTGATGTAGTTATAGTTAAGCCGCAGATATGTCAGGTTGGTCAAACCCGATAGGGGCGTGATATCCGAGATCCTGTTGCTGTAAAGATACAGCCTCTCCAGGTTGGTCAAGCCCGATAGAGGCGTAACATTCGAGATACTGTTGTTGTGAAGATACAGCCTCTCCAGACTGGTCAAGCCCGATAGAGGCGTAACATCCGAGATACTATTGTTGTGAAGATACAGCCTCTCCAGACTGGTCATGTCCGATAGAGGCGTAACATCCGAGATACTGTTGTTGTAAAGCAACAGCAATCCCAGATTGGTCATACCCGATAAAGGCGTGATATCCAGGATGTTGTTGTCGGTAAGAAACAGCCATTTCAGACTGGTCAAACCAGATAGGGGCGTAAGGTCCATAAGCCTGTTGCGGGAAAGATTCAGATATGTCAGATTGGTCATACCCGATAAAGGCGTGAGGTCCGAGATTCTGTTGCCGGAAAGATTCAGATATATCAGGTTGGTTAAGTCTGATAAGGGCGAAAGATCAGAGATGCTGTTGCTGTTGGCATAACGTCCTTCCACTATCTCATCACCAAAATCCAGCAATATCAGACGGGTGGCAAACTCAAGCCCGGTCAAATCCCTGATATTCGCGTTCCGTGCCCTAAGGCGCGTCAAAGTCGCCATCTCATCCCGCGTGATCGGCGCACCACTCGCCTTGCTGAGACTATCCTCAATAACAGCGCGCAGATTCGCATCCGGAATGGCAACAAGCGCCACCTCATCATCGCTTTTGCCAAAACTACTGCTAAAAATTAGAAAATCGGAAAATCCAATTTCGCCATCGCCATCCAGATCGTATCTGGCATCATAACGCCCATCCCCCTGACGCGACCCAAACTGACCTGCAAATGCCAAAAAGTCGGCAAAATCAACAGTACCATTGCCATCAAAGTCCGGAGCAAGGGCTTGATCGCCCGCCGTACTATCCTGTGCCGAAAGAGACAGCGGATACATTAAAAGCGCGAATGTCGATAAGATAAACAGAATCTGTTTACGCATCAATTTCTCCTTTCATCACTCTCAAACAATTCCATCATCTCACGGAAAATGTCTTGCTCGCTCTTCTCCACCGCGGGCTTCAACGCGCCAAAGCGCACCTCAACTCTTCTGCTCTGAAGGGCTGGGATATGCGTATTGATTGATGTATCACTCAACGGATTATTCCGTATATCAACCACATCTCCAGTACCCAATCCCGTATTTGCGACCAGAGGCGAAAGATCCAAGATGCTGTTGTTGAGAAGATACAGCCCTATCAGACTGGTCAAGCCTGACAGGGCGGACACATCCGAGATGTTGTTGTCGGAAAGCCCTAATCCCTCCAGATTGGTCAGGCCTGACAGGGCGGATACATCCGAGATGTTGTTGTCGGAAAGCCCCAATCCCTTCAGATTGGTCAGGCCTGACAGGGCAGACACATCCGAAATGTTGTTGATGTCAAGATCCAGCCTTGTCAGACGGGCCAAGCCTGACAGAGGTGTGATGTTAGAGATGCTGTTGTTCTCAAGATACAGCGTTCTCATACGGATCAAACCCGATAGGGGCGTAATATCCGAGATGCTGTTGGTACGAAGATCCAGCGTTATCAGACTGGTCAAGCCTGACAGGGCAGATATATCCGAAATGTTGTTGCCGCGCAGAAACAACTGTAGCAGATTGGTCAAGCCTGATAGGGGCGTGACGTCCGAGATGCTGTTGTNNNNNNNNNNNNNNNNNNNNNNNNNNNNNNNNNNNNNNNNNNNNNNNNNNNNNNNNNNNNNNNNNNNNNNNNNNNNNNNNNNNNNNNNNNNNNNNNNNNNCAGATTGGTCAAGCCTGATAGGGGCGTGACGTCCGAGATGCTGTTGTTATCAAGATATAGCCGTTCCAGATTGGTCAATCTTGATATAATACCAGATAGTACAGAAAGGTCTGAGATTGAGTTGCCGCCAAGATCCAGCCTTGTCAGGTTGGTCAAGCCCGATAGGGGCGAGAAATCGGAAATATGGTTACTATTAACATAACCCACACCAGACACCAATTCTGTGCCGAGGTCCAAATTCGTCAGACTGATTGCCAACTCAAGCCCGGTCAAATCCCTGATGTTCGAGTTCGGAACTTCAAGTTCTGGGAAGAATGCCATCTCAAGATCGGTGATCGGATCATCTGATGCCTTGCCCATAGCGATCTTAATCGCCGCACGCAAGTTGGCATCCGGGATATTTGCTTCTGATAGGTTGGACAGACGCGACAGTACTGACCTGCCCCTGATCATCCTGTCGTCGTAAAGAAACAGCACTGTCAGGTTGGTTAAGCCAGACAATGGCGAGATATTCGAGATACTATTATAGGAAAGGTTCAGCGATGTCAGGTTGGTTAAGCCAGACAATGGCGAGATATCCGAGAATAAATTGCCGGAAAGAATCAGCACTGTCAGGTTGGTCAAGCCCGACAGAGGTGTGAGGTCCGAGATGACATTATCGGAAAGAATCAGCGATGTCAGGCTGGTCAAGCCCGACAATGGTGTGAGGTCCGAGATGCTATTATTGGAAAGGTTCAGCGATATCAGACCAGTTGCAAATTCGAGTCCGGTTAAATCGCGAATATACGAATCCGGTGCCTCAAGGCGTGTCAAACTCGCCATCTCTGCCCTGCTGATCGACGCACCCCTCGTCTTGCGCAGTGCAGACTCGATTGCTGTGCGCAGATTCGCATCCGGAATGGTAACTATCCCTGTACTGCCATCGCCAGACGTAGATACCTCTTTGCCAAAGCTACTGCTAAAAAGCAGAAAATCGCCAAAGCCAATTGCACCATCGCTGTCCAGATCGTACTTCGCTTCATATTGTCCATCGCCCTGACGCGCCCCAAACTGACCCGCAAACGCCAAAAAGTCGGCAAAATTAACCACACTATCGCCATTAAAGTCTGGCGTAACGGCTTGAAACTGTAACGCAACGCGAATATCCAGATTCACAGTCTCAAATTGCCCACCCCGACTGAGTTCTGCACGCACCAACCGAATCGTTGTGCCAGAAAACATAGCCGTTGTGCGAAAGCGAACGGTACCCACCAGACCGCTATTGGCGGTTGCTTGACCACCCAGAGATGCAATGCCAATTTCGACAAAACCCGTACCGTGCTCTGGCAGAGCCTGAGCATTGGGCAAGACATCGCCAGCATCAAAGCCCTCATACACAACCTGCGCGGCATCGTATTCAAAGCGCGCAGCAAGGCCGTTCGCATTCTGAATACCTGTGCCGAAGATCTGAATAGCAATAACCTGATCTGTGGACATATTGAGAGAGGTAACGGCTTGATCGCCTGCGGTACCATCCACATCCAGCGAGAGGGAAAAGGTATTTTGTGCCGAAAGAGACAGGGGGTACATCAGAAGCGCGAGTGTTGATAAAATTGACAGAACTCTATTCCGCATCGGTTTCTCCATGAGTTACAAATTTTAATGCTAACCGCCTTTAATTATTAATCGCCTGTCGCGCCGCTTCCAGGAACGTTTCGTAATTCCGACCACTGCGCAATACGCGGACAATCACGCCTCTGGCGTCTAAAAACAGCGAGGTGGGATAGCTTGTAACCTCATACGCATTGCGCGCTTCTCCCGTCGAGTCGAGAACAAAAGTCCAGGTGTAGCCATATCTTGTGATAAAACGCAGCTCCTGGATGCGCGTGTCTCGTACACCAATGCCGACGATCTGGATAGAGTCGGCCATGGTATCTTGCAACTTTTGTATGGCGGGCATTTCAGCAACACAGGGAGGACACCAGGTTCCCCAAAAGTTGAGAAACACGGGTTTGCCGCGTTGTTCATAGAGATTGAACGATTCGCCAGTGAGGGTTCTCAGCGTAAAGTCAGGGGCTTGCATCCCAACTTGAATGCCAATGGGAGCATCGGTGGTTGGCGGAGGGATTGTGATTGTCTGCCCGTAGAACTGGGCAAAAATGACAAAGTCCCGAAAATTGACTGCGCCATCCCCGTTCAGGTCAAACTGAGTCTGGGTCGTTCCATACCCCTGTGAAAATGCGATAAAATCGGCAAAATCCACTTTGCCGCTGTTATTGAAATCGCAATCTGATGCGATTGGTGCTGCGTGTACACAGGCAGGTAGAAGCAGGAAAAGCAATGTCCTGACATACTTAAACATGAGCACACCTCCAGAAAATACGCGCATATTCATTTCTATGTAATGATATTATGCGAAATAATTAGCACATACATTTGAAAAAAATAGCCAATTAAAAACTCGTTGTCAAGGCAAGAGTGCGAAATAATTAGCAGTATTTTTGATACCCGGACAGACACTGTTTACGCATCAGTTTCTCGCATATTTACGACAACGACTCCACCGCCTCAACAAGTGCCTCTGTAGTAATCCCAAAATGTGCCCAGGTCGCTTCGAGACCTTCCGACGGTGCAATCCTCGGATCTGTAATCCCCACATGCGCGTGGGCAA from Gemmatimonadota bacterium encodes:
- a CDS encoding redoxin domain-containing protein, with the translated sequence MNMRVFSGGVLMFKYVRTLLFLLLPACVHAAPIASDCDFNNSGKVDFADFIAFSQGYGTTQTQFDLNGDGAVNFRDFVIFAQFYGQTITIPPPTTDAPIGIQVGMQAPDFTLRTLTGESFNLYEQRGKPVFLNFWGTWCPPCVAEMPAIQKLQDTMADSIQIVGIGVRDTRIQELRFITRYGYTWTFVLDSTGEARNAYEVTSYPTSLFLDARGVIVRVLRSGRNYETFLEAARQAINN
- a CDS encoding leucine-rich repeat domain-containing protein codes for the protein MRKQILFILSTFALLMYPLSLSAQDSTAGDQALAPDFDGNGTVDFADFLAFAGQFGSRQGDGRYDARYDLDGDGEIGFSDFLIFSSSFGKSDDEVALVAIPDANLRAVIEDSLSKASGAPITRDEMATLTRLRARNANIRDLTGLEFATRLILLDFGDEIVEGRYANSNSISDLSPLSDLTNLIYLNLSGNRISDLTPLSGMTNLTYLNLSRNRLMDLTPLSGLTSLKWLFLTDNNILDITPLSGMTNLGLLLLYNNSISDVTPLSDMTSLERLYLHNNSISDVTPLSGLTSLERLYLHNNSISNVTPLSGLTNLERLYLYSNRISDITPLSGLTNLTYLRLNYNYITDLTPLSGLTNLTYLRLSFNPNISDATPLSGLTNLTALYLTRTSISDAAFLSGLTNLITLSLARTSISDLKSLSGLTNLTNLAVYRNSSITDLTPLSGLTRLNTLVLYANSISDLSPLVANTGLDTGDLVDLRGNPLSTISYRTHIPALQDRGVVVRSGSTWRPDN